The proteins below come from a single Acaryochloris sp. CCMEE 5410 genomic window:
- a CDS encoding 2-isopropylmalate synthase has protein sequence MIKIQPQQVDRILIFDTTLRDGEQSPGATLHIDEKLTIARQLARLGVDIIEAGFPFASPGDFEAVQQVAAEVGTENGPIICGLARATEQDIKTAAKALKPAFHHRIHTFIATSDIHLEYKLKKTRPEVLAIAQDMVALAKSFTDDVEFSPEDAVRSDPEFLYQVLEAAIAAGATTVNIPDTVGYTTPQEFGALIRGIKENVPNIDQAIISVHGHNDLGLAVANFLEAVKNGARQLECTINGIGERAGNAALEELVMAMHVRRQYYNPFLGRPPESEAPLTNIDTKQIHKTSRLVSNLTGMLIQPNKAIVGTNAFAHESGIHQDGVLKHKLTYEIMDAQSIGLGDNQIVLGKHSGRNAFRTRLQELGMELSEQDLNKAFIRFKELADKKKEISDRDLEAIVKDETQSQVIGGFRLELVQVSCGDHACPTATVTICTPDNQELTDAAVGTGPVDAVYQAINRVVKVPNRLIEFSVQSVTAGIDAIGEVTIRLEQNGKIYAGYSANTDIIVASAQAYLNALNRLYDSTQPQNKTQNQETDLLVEQTVHA, from the coding sequence ATGATCAAAATTCAACCCCAACAGGTCGATCGTATTCTCATTTTCGATACCACCCTTAGAGACGGCGAACAGTCTCCAGGGGCTACTTTGCATATCGATGAAAAATTGACGATTGCGCGGCAGTTGGCACGGTTGGGGGTTGATATTATTGAAGCCGGTTTCCCTTTTGCCAGCCCTGGTGATTTCGAAGCAGTCCAGCAAGTGGCTGCGGAGGTCGGCACTGAAAACGGCCCGATTATCTGTGGCCTAGCCAGAGCCACTGAGCAAGATATTAAAACAGCGGCAAAAGCCTTAAAACCTGCATTCCATCACCGCATTCATACCTTTATTGCCACTTCCGACATCCACCTAGAATATAAGCTCAAAAAAACGCGGCCTGAAGTGTTGGCTATTGCCCAAGACATGGTGGCTCTCGCTAAGTCTTTTACGGATGATGTAGAGTTTTCCCCAGAAGATGCCGTTCGCTCCGATCCAGAGTTCCTGTATCAGGTATTAGAAGCTGCGATCGCAGCCGGTGCCACTACCGTTAACATCCCCGATACCGTTGGCTACACCACCCCCCAAGAATTTGGGGCTCTTATTCGCGGTATTAAGGAAAATGTCCCCAACATTGATCAAGCCATTATTTCCGTTCACGGCCATAACGATCTAGGCTTAGCTGTTGCCAACTTCCTAGAGGCAGTTAAAAACGGGGCTCGCCAACTGGAATGCACCATCAATGGCATTGGTGAACGGGCAGGGAATGCTGCCCTTGAAGAATTAGTCATGGCCATGCATGTGCGCCGCCAGTACTATAACCCTTTCCTCGGACGCCCTCCCGAGTCTGAAGCTCCCCTCACCAATATTGACACCAAACAAATTCACAAAACCTCCCGCTTGGTCTCTAATTTGACGGGAATGCTGATTCAACCGAATAAGGCGATTGTGGGCACGAATGCCTTTGCCCATGAATCAGGGATTCATCAAGACGGTGTGCTTAAGCACAAACTCACCTATGAGATTATGGATGCCCAATCCATTGGATTAGGGGATAACCAAATTGTTTTGGGTAAGCATTCTGGTCGAAACGCCTTCCGTACTCGCCTGCAGGAATTGGGGATGGAGCTGTCCGAACAAGATCTGAATAAAGCCTTCATTCGCTTTAAAGAGCTGGCAGATAAGAAAAAAGAAATCTCCGATCGTGATCTAGAAGCCATTGTTAAAGACGAGACCCAATCCCAAGTGATTGGCGGCTTCCGTCTGGAGTTGGTGCAGGTTTCCTGTGGGGATCATGCCTGTCCCACGGCGACCGTGACCATTTGTACACCTGACAACCAAGAGTTGACGGATGCTGCGGTAGGAACTGGGCCAGTGGATGCGGTCTATCAAGCGATTAATCGAGTGGTTAAAGTGCCGAATCGATTAATTGAGTTTTCAGTCCAGTCTGTGACGGCTGGAATTGATGCGATTGGTGAAGTGACGATTCGTCTAGAGCAGAATGGCAAAATTTATGCGGGATATTCTGCCAATACGGACATTATTGTGGCATCCGCTCAAGCGTATCTCAATGCGTTGAATCGTTTATATGACTCAACCCAACCGCAAAATAAAACTCAAAATCAGGAAACTGATCTTTTAGTAGAGCAAACGGTCCATGCTTAG
- a CDS encoding NYN domain-containing protein — protein sequence MHSLVNRTSIFVDGNNMFYAQQKNGWFFDPRRILNYFTEPTDVRLINAFWYTGLKDPQDQRGFRDALISLGYTVRTKILKEYYDDSSGRYSQKANLDIEIVIDMFNTVDQYDQVILLSGDGDFERAIELLRSKNTHITVVSTEGMIARELRNATDRYIDLNKIRDRIEKTEP from the coding sequence ATGCATAGTTTGGTCAATCGGACCTCCATCTTTGTGGATGGAAATAATATGTTTTATGCCCAGCAGAAGAATGGCTGGTTCTTTGATCCCCGACGAATTCTAAATTACTTTACTGAACCCACGGATGTTCGCTTAATTAATGCATTTTGGTATACCGGATTAAAAGATCCTCAAGACCAAAGAGGGTTCCGAGATGCCCTCATCAGTTTAGGCTATACCGTCCGCACAAAAATCCTCAAAGAATATTACGATGATTCATCTGGTCGCTATTCTCAAAAAGCCAATTTAGATATCGAAATTGTGATCGATATGTTTAATACGGTGGACCAATATGATCAGGTTATTCTATTAAGTGGAGATGGTGATTTTGAACGGGCAATTGAATTATTGCGTTCAAAGAATACCCACATAACGGTGGTATCGACGGAAGGCATGATTGCTCGTGAACTTCGGAATGCGACGGATCGGTACATCGATCTCAACAAAATTCGCGATCGCATCGAAAAAACCGAACCCTGA
- a CDS encoding DUF1269 domain-containing protein → MADYLIATLSDRIQAEEVHLALQEIGLSEPNLSLFGKGYKTGEDCKDFDPALIKKRQMQRMMIFLLPLGFVGGIIFYQAVRVDVLPSLGFFANALIGGLLGAASGALGGYVTGGGLSLMLDKAVPYAEQIEAGTFLVVVRDAEDLKMRQANRVFRTLNIDNVAYYERPD, encoded by the coding sequence ATGGCCGACTATTTGATCGCAACCTTAAGCGATCGCATCCAAGCAGAAGAAGTCCATTTAGCCTTGCAAGAGATCGGATTATCGGAACCCAATCTTAGTCTGTTTGGCAAAGGTTACAAGACAGGCGAGGACTGTAAAGACTTTGACCCGGCCCTGATTAAGAAACGGCAAATGCAGCGCATGATGATCTTTTTGCTGCCCCTAGGATTTGTAGGGGGCATTATTTTCTATCAGGCGGTCCGCGTGGATGTTCTACCTAGCTTGGGGTTTTTCGCCAATGCCTTGATTGGCGGGCTATTGGGAGCTGCTTCTGGGGCATTAGGAGGATACGTCACCGGTGGTGGTTTGTCCTTGATGTTAGATAAAGCCGTTCCCTACGCAGAGCAAATTGAAGCTGGCACCTTTCTGGTAGTGGTCCGAGATGCAGAAGATCTAAAAATGCGCCAAGCGAACCGCGTTTTCAGAACCCTCAACATTGATAATGTTGCCTATTACGAGCGACCAGACTAA
- a CDS encoding CHASE2 domain-containing protein has translation MAQFFHQLRSRWPNLAIALLAGLAVSGGVLGIRQVTRWQIGFLRVEGLQSLELSAYDHFVQAQPDLGQDSRLLVVGITEADIQAIGQWPIPDSVLADAFKKLQTHQPRVIGLDIWRNLPIPNLKEPTQTNGHAQLIQQMKGSDRVVVITKFGSEDEATIPPPDGVPEAQVGFNDTVVDSGGVVRRNLLYQEDYFPSFALRMALRYLKDDGKEDKPSEVDPNVLQIGPTVFWPLQSNDGSYINADTRGYQILINYRSAHESVEQVSLSQVLAGQVDPNLIKDRIILIGTTAESGKDLFHTPYSSSLDDRQTMPGVVIHAQMVSQFLDAADGTRNLISVWPEPGEMGWILGWALIGSLLAWAVRHPIGLVLGSGIALVVLYSVCRILFLQQIWIPLVPPFLAFVGATGIVVIYNAQQAQRQQKMVMKLLGQSTSPEIAETLWQRRDELLEDGKLTGQRITATLLFTDLKGFSTISEKMSPEQLLEWLNEYLEAMTQSVQAHHGVINKFTGDGVMAVFGAPIAHEEQAAIAKDTQNAVACALDMGKRLDELNPQWQKSGLPAVQMRVGIFTGSVVVGSLGSKTRLEYGVIGDSVNTASRLESLDKQRQSSSCRVLIAKETLEYLDNQFEVENWGTLALKGKVERVDVYRVISALQFPNIDGDSEA, from the coding sequence TTGGCTCAGTTTTTCCATCAACTCCGATCCCGTTGGCCTAATCTCGCTATCGCTCTCCTTGCCGGACTCGCCGTGAGCGGTGGCGTTCTAGGTATTCGGCAAGTCACCCGCTGGCAAATCGGTTTCCTGCGGGTTGAAGGGCTCCAGTCCCTGGAACTGTCCGCATATGATCACTTTGTTCAAGCCCAACCCGACTTGGGTCAAGATTCAAGACTTCTCGTTGTCGGAATCACCGAAGCAGACATTCAAGCCATCGGCCAGTGGCCTATTCCTGACAGCGTGCTGGCTGATGCCTTCAAAAAACTACAAACCCATCAGCCCCGAGTTATCGGTCTAGATATTTGGCGTAATCTCCCTATTCCCAATCTTAAAGAACCGACCCAGACCAACGGCCATGCCCAACTTATTCAACAGATGAAAGGGTCTGACCGAGTGGTTGTGATTACTAAATTCGGCTCTGAGGACGAAGCCACCATCCCTCCTCCCGATGGCGTACCAGAAGCACAGGTCGGATTCAACGATACCGTCGTTGATTCGGGCGGGGTTGTCCGTCGGAATCTGCTGTATCAAGAGGACTATTTCCCATCCTTTGCCCTGAGGATGGCCCTCCGCTACCTCAAGGATGACGGCAAAGAAGATAAACCCAGCGAGGTTGATCCAAATGTCCTACAAATTGGTCCAACGGTATTTTGGCCGCTGCAAAGCAATGATGGCTCTTATATCAATGCGGATACCCGAGGCTATCAGATTTTAATCAACTATCGATCTGCCCACGAGAGTGTAGAGCAGGTCAGCCTGTCTCAGGTGTTAGCCGGCCAGGTGGACCCTAATTTGATAAAAGACCGCATCATCCTAATCGGTACGACGGCCGAAAGTGGCAAAGATCTGTTCCATACGCCCTACAGTTCTAGCCTTGACGATCGGCAAACCATGCCAGGGGTGGTGATCCATGCCCAAATGGTCAGTCAATTCCTAGATGCAGCAGACGGCACCCGCAATCTGATTTCCGTCTGGCCAGAACCGGGGGAAATGGGTTGGATTTTGGGTTGGGCGCTGATCGGAAGCCTACTCGCCTGGGCCGTCCGTCACCCGATAGGATTGGTGCTGGGCAGCGGTATCGCCTTAGTTGTGCTGTATAGCGTCTGTCGCATCCTATTCTTACAGCAAATTTGGATTCCCTTGGTCCCTCCTTTCCTCGCGTTTGTCGGCGCAACGGGCATTGTGGTGATTTACAATGCCCAACAAGCTCAGCGGCAACAAAAGATGGTGATGAAACTGTTGGGGCAAAGTACTTCCCCCGAAATTGCTGAAACCCTCTGGCAACGACGCGATGAGCTTTTAGAAGATGGCAAGCTCACAGGCCAGAGAATCACGGCCACCCTCTTGTTTACGGATTTAAAGGGGTTCAGCACTATTTCGGAAAAGATGTCGCCGGAACAACTTCTGGAGTGGCTCAATGAATATTTAGAAGCCATGACCCAGAGTGTGCAAGCCCATCATGGGGTGATTAATAAATTTACGGGGGATGGGGTGATGGCCGTCTTTGGTGCGCCGATTGCCCATGAAGAACAAGCTGCGATCGCAAAAGATACCCAAAATGCGGTGGCCTGTGCGTTAGATATGGGCAAACGTCTGGACGAACTCAACCCCCAATGGCAAAAAAGCGGGTTACCCGCCGTTCAGATGCGGGTTGGGATCTTTACCGGCTCAGTGGTGGTGGGAAGTTTGGGTAGCAAAACTCGCTTAGAGTATGGCGTAATTGGGGATAGTGTCAATACCGCCTCCCGTCTGGAAAGCTTGGATAAGCAACGTCAAAGCTCCTCATGTCGGGTATTAATTGCCAAAGAAACTCTTGAGTACTTAGACAATCAGTTTGAAGTCGAGAACTGGGGAACCTTAGCCCTGAAAGGGAAAGTCGAACGGGTGGACGTTTACCGGGTGATCTCTGCACTCCAATTCCCCAATATCGACGGAGATTCTGAAGCATAA
- a CDS encoding GUN4 domain-containing protein, whose protein sequence is MDASAQSQPPDIAELESQLNTGSEKIQLQVMPDILAQGEAGYAILQQFLLSRQQEPSTYIDGRCYELLLGTEVPAVQSFLQEHFESGVVPLRSEQNIDYLPLQRLLAKQSFQAADDLTLSKLCELSGPAAVKRKWIYFTEVEQYPIPDLQTINQLWLVHSEGKFGYSVQRQLWLSVGRNWDVLWPKINWRSGRNWTRWPDEFTWNLSAPRGHLPLSNQLRGVQVLNALLSHPAWTS, encoded by the coding sequence ATGGACGCATCTGCTCAATCGCAACCGCCTGATATTGCTGAGTTGGAGTCGCAACTCAACACTGGTTCAGAAAAGATACAGCTTCAGGTGATGCCAGACATTCTGGCTCAGGGGGAAGCAGGGTATGCCATCTTGCAACAGTTTCTTCTTTCTCGCCAGCAAGAACCCTCCACCTATATTGATGGCCGCTGTTATGAGCTGCTGTTAGGGACAGAGGTACCAGCAGTCCAGAGCTTTTTACAGGAGCATTTTGAGTCGGGTGTTGTTCCCCTTCGCTCCGAACAAAATATTGACTATTTGCCCCTCCAGCGTTTACTGGCTAAACAATCCTTTCAAGCAGCCGATGACTTAACCCTAAGTAAGCTCTGTGAGCTATCAGGGCCAGCAGCTGTTAAACGAAAGTGGATTTATTTCACGGAAGTTGAGCAATACCCCATACCTGACTTGCAAACTATTAACCAGCTGTGGTTAGTGCATTCGGAAGGGAAATTCGGCTATAGCGTTCAACGGCAGCTATGGCTTAGTGTCGGTCGCAACTGGGATGTCCTCTGGCCCAAGATTAACTGGCGTTCGGGACGCAATTGGACCCGTTGGCCCGATGAGTTCACCTGGAATCTGAGTGCGCCTAGAGGTCATCTCCCCCTGTCTAACCAGCTGCGGGGGGTTCAGGTGCTTAATGCTTTGTTGTCCCATCCGGCTTGGACCAGCTAG
- a CDS encoding retropepsin-like aspartic protease has product MKQLVFFSLIGLSSLLGSPQFSAVSQESRPTQLGKQLQQQVQDCVGNSPTAKTSTQRYQTCITQLILLDAKGNRRPDASQRLLALFEAMGIAIPKRRRQGQTTLALESLPKSNCFSLPVQLKGYTGQFLLDTGATHTVINTTLGKQLGLPLQDYPPNLTQGLAFGNERKTQVGIYPALTLSIKDASVQQIHPLGMAKQSILHSLSGILGLDFLSQFDMVIDPQQRQIQLLPPTSQTGGIPLTGKGGWLTVQVLINGQGPFTFALDTGATQTILSPKLAAQLALSPTAKPVQLQGLLGVEAAQPTQLDAVQIGPHQTAQLDALIIASPLIERMQVDGLIGQNFLNQYQQHWRFGPQNALGMVEQGTLNLSPLKP; this is encoded by the coding sequence TTGAAACAGCTCGTTTTCTTCTCTCTGATTGGCTTGAGTAGCCTATTAGGGAGTCCTCAGTTTTCAGCTGTTTCTCAAGAGTCAAGACCGACTCAACTGGGGAAGCAGTTACAGCAACAGGTCCAAGATTGTGTAGGGAATTCCCCTACAGCGAAAACATCTACCCAGCGTTATCAAACCTGCATCACTCAGTTGATATTGCTAGATGCTAAGGGCAACCGACGTCCAGATGCATCTCAACGCTTATTGGCACTCTTTGAGGCTATGGGAATTGCCATTCCCAAACGTCGGCGCCAGGGCCAAACGACCTTAGCGTTAGAGTCCCTACCCAAAAGCAACTGCTTCAGCCTTCCGGTCCAACTTAAGGGATACACTGGGCAATTTTTACTGGATACAGGGGCTACCCATACCGTCATCAATACAACCTTGGGCAAACAGCTGGGGTTGCCCCTACAGGACTATCCACCCAACTTGACCCAAGGCTTGGCCTTTGGAAATGAAAGAAAAACTCAGGTGGGTATCTATCCAGCCCTAACCTTGAGCATCAAGGATGCTTCTGTCCAGCAAATTCATCCCTTGGGGATGGCGAAACAGTCTATCCTCCATAGTTTATCTGGAATCTTGGGGCTAGATTTCCTCAGTCAATTTGACATGGTTATCGACCCCCAGCAGCGCCAGATCCAATTACTCCCACCGACTTCCCAAACCGGGGGAATTCCCTTAACCGGTAAGGGAGGCTGGCTGACAGTTCAAGTATTGATTAATGGTCAAGGTCCTTTTACCTTTGCTCTAGATACGGGAGCGACCCAAACCATTCTCTCTCCTAAGTTAGCGGCCCAATTGGCCCTCTCGCCTACCGCTAAACCGGTTCAGTTACAGGGATTGCTGGGGGTAGAAGCAGCTCAACCCACTCAACTCGATGCGGTTCAGATTGGTCCGCATCAAACGGCACAGCTCGATGCTTTAATTATTGCCAGTCCTCTAATTGAGCGGATGCAAGTGGACGGTCTTATTGGCCAAAATTTTCTCAACCAATATCAGCAGCATTGGCGCTTTGGTCCCCAAAATGCCCTAGGGATGGTCGAGCAAGGGACATTAAACCTTTCTCCTCTCAAGCCATAG